From the Fusobacteriaceae bacterium genome, one window contains:
- a CDS encoding type II toxin-antitoxin system RelB/DinJ family antitoxin, protein MPKTAVLNIRIDPFLKTQVEELYHSFGITVTDAVNMFFNKSVMVGGLPFDLSLPPYKKEIIEAMQKSERLSRDPNAKRFSRVDDLIEDLNDHVGDQ, encoded by the coding sequence ATGCCGAAGACCGCTGTATTAAATATAAGAATCGATCCTTTCTTGAAAACGCAGGTGGAGGAACTTTATCACTCTTTTGGAATCACAGTCACTGACGCTGTGAACATGTTTTTTAACAAATCCGTTATGGTCGGGGGCTTACCTTTTGATTTATCATTACCGCCCTACAAAAAGGAAATAATAGAAGCTATGCAAAAATCAGAGCGGCTCAGTCGGGATCCCAACGCGAAGCGGTTCTCAAGGGTAGACGACCTCATTGAGGATCTGAATGATCATGTCGGAGATCAATAG
- a CDS encoding GNAT family N-acetyltransferase yields the protein MRIRKATAADLPEMMKLYAAARQFMRENGNPSQWGDDYPKIEVLEADIASDHSYAVLADDSDELIGTFCFYVGIEPVYLKIEQGQWINEAPYGVVHRITTAGKNKGLGSKILDWCLDQCGNVRIDTHRDNYPMQRVLEKNGFRYCGVIQWVDGTDRIAFQKLR from the coding sequence ATGAGAATACGAAAAGCGACGGCGGCGGATTTGCCGGAAATGATGAAACTATACGCGGCAGCGCGGCAATTCATGCGGGAAAACGGGAACCCCTCCCAGTGGGGGGACGACTATCCGAAAATCGAGGTCCTGGAGGCGGACATCGCCTCAGACCACAGCTACGCGGTTCTGGCCGACGACAGCGACGAGCTGATCGGGACATTCTGCTTTTATGTGGGGATTGAGCCGGTCTATCTCAAGATCGAACAGGGGCAATGGATCAATGAGGCCCCGTACGGCGTCGTGCACAGAATCACGACGGCCGGTAAAAACAAAGGCCTCGGGAGTAAAATTCTCGATTGGTGCCTGGACCAATGCGGTAATGTGCGGATTGACACCCACCGGGACAATTATCCCATGCAGCGGGTGCTTGAGAAAAACGGGTTTCGCTATTGCGGCGTGATCCAGTGGGTGGACGGCACGGACCGGATCGCTTTTCAGAAGCTAAGGTGA